The window AGGTTGTATATCGGAAAATGCATTAGGATTCTAGAATTCATATATACTtcctaaaaggaaaaaaaaactgtAAATTCACCTGGAAGCAGCAATGATGCTAGACTTGATATATGACCATTAACTATCATTAAGTAGAATTGATTCCGGTTAAGGTATTCAACGTAATGTTCCGCTCTGGAGAGGTAGATGCCAATGATATAGGTGCATACTTTCCCTTTACTTTTCATGGAAACTGTCATGAACCAAACTTATACTGAATCAAGATAAACAACTTATGATTCTTGTGCAGAAATGGAGAGGCATATCACTTATTTGATAAAATGCTCCTTATATCTGGTACTTGTTTTGTTACAGTTAACATTGCTGTAGCACTTGCGAAGGAGTTTAAGCTTAAGGTTGGTTTGCTAGATGCTGACATATATGGACCATCCATTCCCACAATGATGCATCTGCATGAAAAGCCTGAAGTAAGTGAAGGTATCACTACACTACCAGCTGTACCTCTCTCAACATATGCAGATTTGCCATACAAACATGTTATATTTTTTGCCTCAAAAGTTAAATCTACAATAACTAGCTAGCATTTTTGTTATTGTGAGTTACAAGATTTTCCTTTTGTCCTGGTACTGCTACATATTCTAAGATGCTAACAGATAAAATATTATTGTTTCCACACATTTTTGTGCATAATATAGTTTTGATTTATATTTGAATAATGTTGGTTTCAACACAAAATTTATGGTAGTAAAACATTTTATGCAGAAAGACCTGAAGAGAACTCCCTATTACTCTATGTTCTGAATGAAGCAGTAAACTCAGATGGTCTATGTCTTTTAAAATATTGAGAATTACTTGAAACAATGTAATTATTTGTTTGAAATCAGTTCCCATTATCATCAGGCCAATAACACCCAGGCATGCCAATATTTTCCTTACTGAATGGTCCTTCAGTTTGCGTGTGGATCAGGCTTGCTACTTTCATTTAAGTATGTGAGCATATTGGCCATATCAGTATTTTAAGGCCAGTTCAAGGCTTCAAGCTTATGGCGACTCACCCTTTTAATCAAATCCATCTGACAAACTATAACTTCAGGGTCTCAGGCAGTCACAATTTGCGGAAAAACATATTGTGTTTATCACaattttttcgagaaaacgcaaagcGATTTTGCGTTTCATTGCATTGAAAAGGTGGGGGAGTACATGCCTCCTAGGAGGTTATATTTACAGGGTCCTAGCTCCTCCGATCAGTGGACATCCCAGGAGGCGGGCAAGACTACTCGCAGCCCCTGTGCCCCAGCTTGTGCCCAACATTTGGCCTCGTCTTTAATCCTATCAACTAGCGCATCTATCGAGGGCCTTGCATTGTCGAAGACGCACTCGTTCCTCTGTTTCCAGATCATCCAGGGAACGAGCAGTGTGATTGATTGCAGAGCTTTGTGCAGCGTTGGAGGGGTTTGCGCCTTCGCCCGCAGCCACCAGTCCATCAAGGTGGTGTCATTGGCCGGCGTTTGGGCAGGGATGTGCGTCAAGTCCAGGATGAGGTGCCAGATCTGCTTAGCAAACGGGCATGCCAGTAGCAGATGTTGGATGGTCTCCGGGTCTTGATCGCAGAGGAGGCACCTAGGGTGGTGCTGCAGGCCGCGGCTAGCAAGTCTTGACGCCGTCCAACATCGGTCCTGGTAGGCAAGCCAGTGGAAGAATTTGACGTGGGGTGGCGCCCAACTCTTCCAAATCAGCTTCCACGAGTGGCAGCGTGTAGATCCCTGGAAGGTGGCTGCATAGCAAGATTGGGCCGAATATGTAGCGCTtgttatccatctccaaagcagccGGTCGGGTTCTTCCGATAGGGTGAAGTGTTGTATCGCCTGCCATAGCATCAGGTACTGGCCAATCTCGTGTATCCCGATGGTTCCTTGAATGTCTCGGGCCCAAGTGTTCGCGTTGAGTCCATCGGCCACTGTTCACGTCTTGCGTCGCTGCTTGGGTATGCATTGGTATAGCAGGGGGCGATCTCATGGACAGATTGGCCGCTGATCCATCGGTCGTCCCAAAAGAGTGCTGTCCGGCCATCGCCGAGCATCATAGTAGTGGATGCGAAGAACAGTGCACGCTCCTCCTTGGAGAACTGGAGTTCAAGGCCTTGCCATGCGCGGTCAGTGTCCGTGCGGGCGAGCCACATCCATCGCAGCCGTAGTGCAAGGCCTGTGCGCTCCAGGTCTCGGATCCCAAGGCCACCATATTCCACAGGGCGGCAGGCGCGGCGCCAATTGACATGACAGTTTCCTCCGTTGGCGATGGCGCGGCCGGCCCACAAAAAACCCCGCTGGATTTTCTCTAGCTGCTTTAGTGTCTTCTTGGGCGGGGCAAAGGCGAGCAGCTGGTGGACTGGGATAGCACTCAACACCGACTTGACTAGTGCGAGCCTTTCGGCTTTGTTCATGAGCCAAGCTTTCCATGTCGGGAGCCGGGCGGCCACCGAGTCGACGAGGGGCTGTAACTGTGCGGCAGAGGGTCGGCGGAGTGTTAACGGTATACCAAGGTAGGTGATGGGCAGCTCAACCaccgggcatccaagttgggtgatCACCTCGGCCGTCGTGGGTTCGCCATGGAGGATGGTAGCTGAGCTCTTTGCATAATTCACCCGGAGTCCACTTGCTTGGCCAAACAGGGTTAAGATGCCCTTGATGGCTGCCACGTCGTCCTGGGTGGCATGGCAGAATATCATCGCATCATCGGCGTATAGTGAGATCGCCGGAATAGCTCGTCAGGGGTGCAGCGGCTGTAGTATTCTGTAGTCGTGGGCGCGTCGCACGAGGCGGCTGAGGGTGTCGACCGTGAGCACAAAGAGCTGCGGGGACATGGGGTCACCCTGGCGCAGACCACATCGTAGCCAGATTGGTGGGCCGGGTTCGCCGTTGACCATGACGTGGGTGCTGGATGTTGTGAGGAGGATTGCTATCCACTCCCTGAATCGAGGCCCGAATCCATACTGTCCAAGAACCTCAAAGAGGAATGGCCACGATAGGGAATCAAAGGCCCGCGTGAGGTCCAATTTGAGCATAATCCGCGGGGCCTTGAGCTGGTGCAGCAGTTTGAGAGATTGCTTGACCAGAACGAAGTTGTCGTGGAGGCTTCTTGCTGGGATGAACGCATTTTGGTTTGGACTGACCAAGCCGCCAATTCTGGGTGCAAGTCGGAGGGATATCACCTTCGTGAATATTTTGGCCACGAGATGTAGTCGCATAGTTCGTTGGCATTGGCACGCTTGGGGATCAGGGTCAGTAGTGCCTGGTTAAGCTTGTAGAAACCTCGGCTTCGCAACTCAAATAGCTGCTGAAAGACGTCCAAGAAATCTTGCCGGATGGTGCCCCAACAGGCCCTGACGAACTCAGCAGTAAACCCGTTCGGCCCGGGAGCTTTGCGAGCCGACAGGAGCTTGATGGCGTTCCATATTTCCTCGGGGCTGAACGGCTCGTCGAGGCCTGCCAGGTCGCAAGGCTCGATGAGGTGCTCGAGGTCCAGCGAGCAGTCGCGTGCGGCAGGGCAGCCAAAGAGCTCGTCGAAGTGGGCGAATGCTGCCTGCGCCATCTCCTCTTGGCCGGTGATAACCTGGCCGTCGACGGTAAGGGCGTGGATGTGATTCTTCTGTCGACGGTATGAGCATTGCCTGTGGAAGAAGGCCGTGTTGGTGTCACCCTCTTTGAGCGTGGTGATGCAGGCACGCTGCCTGGCTATGGTGCGCTCAAGGGAGGCCAGTCCGAGGTATGCGATCTTGATCTGCTTGCGTAACCAGTCCTCCGGGGGTGATAGCAGGCGATCCTCTTGGGCCTTGTCGAATCGTGAGATGAGCTCGCGGGAGATCGCCATCTTGTCCCGTATGCAGCCATCTTGTCCCGTATGCACGCTGCCTTGGCACTCCAGCTCGTGAGCATGCGCGCAGTTGCCTGTAAGGGCAACATCAAGCGACGGAAAGGATCCGGGTCATGGACTGATCCCCATGCCGTGGCCACCGTGTCCTGGAATCCAGGTAAGCGCATCCAGTAGTCTTCAAAATGGAAGCGTCGTCTCGCCGTGTGCGTAGGTGAGCAGTCGAGCAGGAGTGGGCTGTGGTCTGACACGACGGACGCGAGGCAACGCAAGTGGCAGTCTGCGTGCGCGCCTTCCCAATCCGAGGTGCAGAGTACGCGGTCCAAGTGCACCAAAGTGGGCGGCGATTGTTCATTTGACCACGTGAAGCGCCGTCCGTTGAGGTATACCTCTTTCAGCATGAGGTCATTGGTGAGGCGGCGGAACCGGCCCATCATGCGGCGGTTCAGATTGCCCCTGCTCTTGTCCTCGTCACGGAGGATTAAGTTGAAGTCTCCACACACCATCCATGGCCCGAGGCAGCTCGCGCACACGTCTCTCAGTTCTTGCATGAATGCAATCTTGTCTGCATCCTCCTGGGGACCGTAGACGACCGAcagccaccagggcgcacctgtggCCGTGGTCACCTTGGCTATGAGAGCGTTCATGGTGAGCAAAGGATCCGTGATGGTCACGTTGTTGCTCTTCCATGCAAGCAGGATGCCGCCCCGCGTGCCTTGCGTCGGGAGGTACATGTAGTCATCAATTCGGAGCACAGGGTGTCCAGAACAACCGACGAGCAAATCAACGCCATTTTTGTTTCTTGAAGGCAAACAATGGAGGCGGAGGTGGTTACAATCAACGAGCGGATCGCCGTGCGTTGGGCGCGCGCATTAAGGCCACGCACGTTCCAAACAACAAGTCTAAGGTTGTGATCCATGCACACCAGGTTGACAGGGGGCGTGTGCGTGCGGCTCATTGCGCGCGTACCGCAGCATTGCTTGTCGGGACAGTTGCTGGAGTGGCCATGCACGTAGGGATGTCGCGGTCAACCAGAGCGGCGATGGCTGTGAGCACCGAGAGTGGGATGGGTGCTGCGAACAGATCATCATACGCCTTCATCTCAGCCGGTGTGATCTTCTGGCTTGTCCCGACTATTCCCAGGGTGCGCAAGATCTGAACTTGCGATCTTCTTTCAGCAGTGGGCGGAGCCGCCGGCGGGGAGGCCGCTGTCTTGGCCGAGCGGCCTCGCCGCGGAGTGAAGTTGAGCGGGCGCCGTGGTCTTCTCCCCGGGGTAGGCAGGGCTGCGGTGATGTGCTTCGTGGCGGCGGCCAGGAACTCGCCCAAAGTCCAAGTGTGCGGCGGAGCTGCGCGGCCTCGGGATCGACGTAGCGTGATCGGCGGGGAGGCGAACCGCCCTGATGCAGAGTTGTGCTGGTCTTGCTGTACGCTAGTTGGGGCTGGCGTATCCGCAGAGGGCCTTGTCATCGTGGGCGGATTGATCGTAGGCTGGGCCGCAGGCCTTTGCAGTATTCTCACCGGGGTGTGGGGCTCGGCCTGTCTGGTGGTGGGGCTACCGCTAGCGGTGGGTTGCCCTCCCCTGTCCTCCTCATCTCGTGCATGGAGTTGGTCTGGTTTGTCTGGCCCCGCAACAGATGTTGGCGTCAGCGTGGCAACACTTTGCCCCGACAGGATAGCTGGTCCCTATGGCTGGGAGTCTGGCACCACGCTCAGGGCAGACCGGTCGCTGCAGCGCATCGGATCAGGCGAGCCAGGCATGGGGCTGTGCACGGGGCTCTCGCGATCCGTCTCGGGCGTGGGGTTTTCGTGATCCGCCCGCCTCGGTTGCGGTGATCTTGGCCTGATTTGGATCTGGAGATGCTTCTGGGGTGGCTGCCACCAATGACGGGTCGCTAGCTGGCTCCTGCACCAAGGCTCCCACGGTCAAGGATGGGCCACTAGCAGCCACATTCGTCATCGCCCTGTGGGGCTCTGCTTTGTCTGCGTCGCTGCGCTCCTGGTCCACCGGCAAAGCCCTCTTTTGctttcctcttccccttccttttcTGGCAGCGTGATGGTGGTTGGTGGGCCCATGCTGACCCGGCCACGGGGCCATGCTGCGGCAAGGTTGCTGTACGGGCGGCGGTGCATCCATCGCGGCTGGGGTTGGCCAAGATGGAGCCATGGTCACACCATCCGCGCGGACAACGCAGTTGCCGGAGCACCAGAGGGCGGAATCCATGGCCATGCCATCCGCACGGCCTGCAGGTGGCGCATCCGTACGCCGGCGCTTACGGCCACGACGACGCGCCCTGCCTGGGCCGGGGGCGCGGTCACAGCCGGCATCATCGCACGTGCCCGCTCCACCTTGTCCAGCGCCAGGTTGGGCGCCGAGGGACGATGTGCCGGTCGGCACGACCCGCGCCAGCGCGATGGCGACAGGGTATGTGAGCGTCTTGATGATTGGTGCGTCGAAGCTCAGGCGGGCGGGGGGATCTGCTCAACAATCTCCAAAATGGCATTGTGGCGAATGCTGTCTGGACAATGTGTGCGCCCTGCCAGCCGGAACGTGGCCAGGTCCGCCCTGGAGCGTGTGTTGGGGTGGAGGCGCTCAATCCAGCAGCTCGCTCCCAGGATGTGCTCGGCGGTGGAGAGGTGCCAAGCCTGGGCAGGGATGCCACGAAGCTCCAGCTCGACGCAAAACTCGAACTCGTCGAAACTGGCGTGAGCCACCTTGCTCCAGGGCCTGAGGGAGAGGGGGAAGCGTGGCGAGTTGATGAAGTGTTTGCCGTCCAGCCGGCGCTTGGTTGCCTGGGAGCTGAATAGGATTAGGAAGTCCTCGGGATGGTGGGCATGGACGGTGAAGTCGCTGTCGACGAGGTCAAAGTTGGCAAGCAGCACGTCGGAGACCTCGATGGCGGACACGCGCGGCCTGTTGCCGGTGATGCATGCAACCATGGCGCGGCTCAAGACCGCCTCGGCCTCTTCCATCTCGACAGAGTGCGCCATGATCACACGGACTGGCTCCTGCACGCGTGCCGCCGGCGTGGCGACCTGCTGGGCTACAGGCGGCGAGGGNNNNNNNNNNNNNNNNNNNNNNNNNNNNNNNNNNNNNNNNNNNNNNNNNNNNNNNNNNNNNNNNNNNNNNNNNNNNNNNNNNNNNNNNNNNNNNNNNNNNNNNNNNNNNNNNNNNNNNNNNNNNNNNNNNNNNNNNNNNNNNNNNNNNNNNNNNNNNNNNNNNNNNNNNNNNNNNNNNNNNNNNNNNNNNNNNNNNNNNNNNNNNNNNNNNNNNNNNNNNNNNNNNNNNNGCAGGAGCGCGAGTCATGGCCGGAGACAAGGCAGCGTCAGCACCTGATGTCGTTGGTGCAGTCCCGCACCCGGTGGCGGTGGTCGAGGCAGCGGAAGCAGAGTCCCGCGACCTCCTCCGGGGAGGGGCTGCGCCGGCGCAGCGGGGGCGGGCTGGGCTCTTCGACCTGGCGCGGGCGGCGCTGCCGATGCCTGGGGCGCGGTTGTTGATATCCATTGGCGTCGACTTGGACTCCGCCGGATACACGGTGTACCTCTGAGCGAGGACCAAGGCGGGTCGAGGCGTGCGCCCGAGCAGGGCCTGTGGCCCGCGGGGCGGGGGGCGCCAGCGGGGCGGAGGGGGGCGGCGGAGCGCGCGCGACGTCGCTGTACGAGCGCAGCGAGGACTCACTCTCCGAGTCCGACCAGCGGCTGCCAAAGGACACGCGGTCGCCGGAGAGGGTCGCTCGGGGCTCGACAGGGTCAGCGCTTGCGGACGCCATGGCTGGGGGTCTTATCACAATTTTAACATTGCACTACATGTGTTGAGTTGAATAGAGCTATTCGGGCATATAATTCTGTACGAGTCTTCAAGTACCACCTCTGTTCCAAATTATAAaacgttttggatatttcaatatggactacgtaCGGACTGAAataagtgaacaaacacactaaaagcgTCTTTATACATCCGATAcggaaaaaagttagaacatcttataattcggaacggagggggtACTGATTAACATGTGAACTGTGATGCTCGGTGGCTAAGCCTTTTATTATCCCCCACCCTGTCACTAATAATTTTGTGGACACTGATTTCCTATACTACCAGAATTCTGAACTTCGTTGCTGATTATTTACCTGCTCATTTGCTTATGGTTGCCACATCTCTTTTGGTTGACTGTAACCTTCTCTCGGTTTGTAGACATGAAGATGATTCCAGTTGAGAACCATGGAGTGCGATGTATGTCCATTGGATTTCTTGTAGACAAAGATGCACCAATCGTTTGGAGAGGTCCTATGGTTTGTTTTTGCTCGTGTTTCCATTAACTTCTTGTTTCAGATGTCTGAATAACATTCCTGTCCTGTTGCCATCCTTAATAAACACAAAAATAAATGAATCACTAGAAACATGCATATTACTGCACAAGTACGATAGTGGAAACAGGAAGCATGTCAGAATTGTTTGTCTAGTTCGAAGTTATTTGTCATTACAAGTTTACCACTATTAAGTTTTACATTGTACCTTATTTAGAGTTCATAGTACTAGCATGGAATGAATTGGTATGTGCTATGTTAGAAATGCATTGATCACATGGAATCCCCTAACACCAAACAATTATTGGTATCAGGTAATGAGTGCTCTTGAGAAGATGACAAGGGGAGTAGCCTGGGGTAATCTAGATGTTCTTGTTGTTGATATGCCCCCCGGCACTGGTGATGCTCAACTATCAATGTCCCAAAGGCTTCGGTTATCTGGTATTTACATGTCTGTTCTATGAAGATTCAACACCAAGGTGTACATTTTTTTAAGCATTTGTTTACATGTTGTTTCTGCAGGTGCTTTAATTGTTTCTACTCCTCAAGACATTGCTTTAATTGATGCTAGAAGAGGAGCAAACATGTTTCGTAAAGTCCAAGTTCCTGTATGTTCTATTTAACTTCTGTGTTTGTGATTTCTGTACTTATTTCTTAGTTTCTAGCTGCTTGCGTGTATTAGATATTAAATACTAATTCAGATAGAATTATAATTCCTGTCACACCGCTCATTTTGCTGTTTATTTGCTAATGCTATTGCCAACCAGCATCAGTTATTATTGTTAGTTTATTACTGTCACAATCTATTCATTTGAATCGAATCACAGTAGGCATATTCATTTCACAAGTGAAAAATAATTAGCTTAAATTTCTAGCCTGTGCCATTGTCCAATATTTCACTGAATCTTCCACTCTTCCCAGCATTACTCAGCTGTATATTTTGGCAGATTCTAGGCTTAGTAGAGAACATGAGTTGCTTCAAGTGCCCAAAGTGTGGTGAGAAGTCTTACATTTTTGGGGAAGGGGGAGCTCAGAGAACTGCGGAAGACATGGATATGAAGTTTCTTGGCGAGGTGAGTGAAATGTGTCAGATTGCCATGGTTCAATTTAATTGGTATGTACTTCATACGGCAACCATCTTGCATATCTGTTTATGCTGATAATGGGGGTTAATTTTTACAATGTAACAGTCTAGTCAGGTACTTTCAGTTTTACTGTTGTATCTTAAGGCAGATTAGTCGTTTTCATTGATCCTTTTTTAGTCCACCCAGACTTATGCTTTCTGCTTGGCCATTCCAGTATTGTTCTCTGTGTGCCTTTGTGGGGCAAGTCATTTCTAACTTCATTTTACCCTTCTT is drawn from Triticum dicoccoides isolate Atlit2015 ecotype Zavitan chromosome 4A, WEW_v2.0, whole genome shotgun sequence and contains these coding sequences:
- the LOC119286718 gene encoding iron-sulfur protein NUBPL-like, with protein sequence MLRIASRSGLLGSRRCYSAAPKGGLSISGVSDIIAVASGKGGVGKSTTAVNIAVALAKEFKLKVGLLDADIYGPSIPTMMHLHEKPEVSEDMKMIPVENHGVRCMSIGFLVDKDAPIVWRGPMVMSALEKMTRGVAWGNLDVLVVDMPPGTGDAQLSMSQRLRLSGALIVSTPQDIALIDARRGANMFRKVQVPILGLVENMSCFKCPKCGEKSYIFGEGGAQRTAEDMDMKFLGEIPLEIDIRTGSDEGKPIVVSSPDSASAQAYLRVAEKVTQRLKELAEERLMGPEISL